The Pirellulales bacterium DNA segment CCGCTTGCCCATTACTCCAACGTGTTCGAGGACTTCGCGCCCGACGCAATCGACCCGACCGATCCCTGGCAATTCAAAAATTTCCTCGTCGGCGAGCGCGACTGATGATCGACGACGAGCAACTCGAAGTGTTGGCCCGCGAACACGGCACCCCGCTGTTTATCGTCGATCACGACGAATTGCGGCGCAACTACGCGACCTTCAAACGCCATCTACCGCGCGTGCAAGCGTATTATGCGGTCAAGGCAAATTCCGACCCGGCGATCGTGGAAACGTTTTACAAAGCCGGCGCGAGCCTCGATGTCGCTTCGATGGCCGAGTTTCACTTGGCATATGAAAATATCCAGTCGCTGCCGCCCAAAGAGCGGCAGGATTTCATCTGGGACAAAATCATCTACGCCAATCCGATCAAAGACATCCGCACGCTCGAAGAGCTCGATCCCTACAAGCCGCTGGTGACCTACGACAATTGGGCCGAGATCGCCAAAATCAAGCAATACGCGCCGCACGCCGGTTTGATCCTGCGGATGCGCGTGCCGAACACGGGGGCCGTGGTCGAACTGTCGTCGAAATTCGGGGCGGGCTCGGGCGAGGCCGTCGATCTGATCGAAGCGGCGTTCGCGGCCGGGCTCGTGGTCGAAGGGCTCAGCTTCCACGTCGGCAGCCAGTGCACGAACTTTTCGAACTACGTGCAGGCGTTGAACCTTGCCGCGGGCATCTTTGCCGAAGCCCATTCGCGCGGCTTTCCGCAGGTGAAGATTCTCGATATCGGCGGCGGTTTCCCGGCCGCCTACGATCAGCACGTCAAGCCGTTCGAGGAACTGGCCACGATGCTCAACGGCGAATTCGAACGGTTATTTCCAGCCAATATGGAAATCCTTGCTGAGCCGGGCCGGTTCTTGGTCGCCACGGCCGCCACCGCCGTGGCCGGCGTGATCGGCAAAGCGGTCCGCGACGGAAAACAGTGCTACTACATCAACGATGGCGTGTATCACACGTATTCGGGCGTGATCTTCGACCACATTCACTACCCGGTCCACGCATTCAAGCAGGGGCCGACTGAAGTCTGCTCGGTGTTCGGCCCGACGTGCGATGCGCTCGACACGATTTCGCTTTCGGAGCAGCTTCCCGATCTCGAACTAGGCGACTTCGTCTACAGCCGCAATATGGGCGCCTACACCCACGCCTCATCGACCCACTTCAACGGTTTTCCGCCGGCGAAAGTCGTGCATGTGAATCGGTAGGCTATTGCTCACGGCTTGGCGTGGCATGTGACACCGGCGGCTAGCGCCTTGCCGCTAACGGCGTTAGCGGCAAGGCGCAAGCCGCCGGTAAGATCACGAAACCACGTTTCTGGCCTACCGTCACCCGACCGCCGCCAGGGCTTCGGTCAGGGCGTCGAGCACGAATTGCTCCGATTCGATGCCGACCGACAGCCGGATCGTGCCATCCAGAATGCCGAGCTTGCTCCGGGCTTCGCGCGACAGAAGGCGATGGCTCGTCGATGCGGGGTGGTTCAGCGTCGTGCAAATGTCGCCGAGCGATGGGCAAAACGGGATCCGCTTGGCCGCTGAGATGAACCGCGAGGCGGTGGCCAAGTCGCCGCGGAGCGTGAAGGTGACCATCCAGCCATACCGGCCGCCAAACTGTCTCGCAGCCAGTGCATGATCGGGATGTTTGTCCAGGCCCGGATAATGCACGGCTTCCACCTGCGGCAGTTCGGCCAGAAATCGGGCGGCCGCCAGCGCGTTGTCGGCAGCTCGTTCGATCCGCAAATGCAGCGTGCCGAGGCCGCGCTCCGCGAGCCAGCATTCGAACGGCGCCGCCGTGAAGCCATAGGTGGCCAACACGCGCGAAACGCGATCCCAAGCGTTGTCCCGGCCGCAGATCAGGCCCAACAGCACATCGCTATGGCCGTTCATGATTTTGGTCAGGCTTTCGACGACCAGATCGGCGCCCAATTCCAGCGGCCGGCAAATGGCGGGCGACGCAAATGTGTTGTCGACCACCAGCTTGGCGCCGCGGGAATGGGCGATCTCGGCCAATCCCGAAAGATCGGCCACCCGCAACAGCGGATTGCTGATCGTTTCCACCAGCAACAGCTTGGTGCGATCGGTCATCGCGGCGGCAGTTGCCTTTAGATCGGTCGTGTCAACAATTGTCGAAGCGATGCCCAATCGGGCTGCCTCATCGACCCACTGGGCGTGACTCCGCCCGTATAATTGATCGCTCACGACCAGATGGTCTCCCTGCTGGCATTGAGCCAAGAGCACCACAGCCAAAGCCGCCATGCCCGAGGCAACGACTGCCCCTTGCGGTGCCCCGTGCAAAGCGCGGCACTTTTCGGCGAGCAACTGAGCATTGGGATGTCCTTCGCGGCTATAGACGTAGCCCGGCAACGTGCCGGCGAGCATCTCCTCGGCCTGCTGGGGATCGTGGCAGCGATAAACCGAAGAGAGCCAAATAGGAGCCGCGAGCGGTTCGGTGGGGAATTGGGGAAGTCGGCCGGGTTGGGGGCAAATATCGTCGGACGAGTCGGTCATGGTAATGAAAACCCTTTTGATTGCCTCAACGGTGACGTGGGCGGGTATTAAAGACCGGAAGACGGAGTTACCGAGCACGGAAATCGCGGATCAGGGCGCCATGCCCATGGCTTAGCGTGGGCCTGTGAATCGGCGAACCGGTTGGCCAAAACATGCCCATTCAAGGCAGTGGGCATGGCACCCGGCCCCCACGTTTCAATGCGACGGATTTGTCCTTGCTAGCGCGGCGGTCTCGAACCTGTTCGACCGCGGCGCAAACCAACCTACGCATTGCATTTCGCGTCGTAAAGCGTTCAATTTAACGAAAGGCCGACTCGGCCGCCGAAGATAGTAGCGATTGTCGCGAGTTTGACGGCTGAAAAGCCGCGGCGGTTGGGGTAACTGGCTCGAATCTCACCTCGCGCTCGCGTCTGTATCCGCGAAACCTACGCTTGGGATAATTGTCTCTTGCACTTTCAACCCGGCGGCCGACGCCGAACTTCGACATGAGTTCCGCCTCTTCCGCTTTCGATCCTGAATTGATCGACCAGACGCGTCAACAACTGCGCACCCTGGTCCACGAAATCGAAGGGCTCTCCCGCTCGGAGCTTTCGCCGGGCGAATTCTACGAAGGGTTTTTGAACCGCGTCGTGTCTGCATTGGCGGCGGTCGGCGGAGCGATTTGGTCGCTCGATGAATCGGGTAGGTTCAAGCTGATCTACCAGATGAACCTCAAGGAAACCCGGCTCGCCGAAAGCGAAGCCGCGCAGCAGCAGCATGGCCTTCTGCTGCGAAACGTGGCCGGCAGCGGGCAAGGGGCCCTGATCGCACCGCACTCCGGCACCGGCGAAGCCGGCCAAGACGGCAACACCAATGGCGATGGTGTCGCGGCCGCCAATCCAACCGATTTTCTCCTCGTCCTCGGCGCCCTGAAAAGCGACAAGGAAGTGCAAGGCGTCGTCGAAATCTTTCAACGTCCCGGCAGTCGGCCCACCGTCGAGCGCGGCTATCTGCGGTTCCTTTCGCAGATGTGCGAGCTGGCCGGCGACTACTTGAAAACACGCAACCTCCGCCTCTTCGCCGACCGGCAGTTGATGTGGAGCCAGTTGGAGCTGTTCACACGGCTGGCCCACGAAAGCCTCGACCCAAAACAAGCGGCGTACACGATTGCCAACGAAGGCCGCCGGCTGATCGGCTGCGACCGCGTCACCGTTGCGCTGCGGAACGGAAAGAAATGCCGAGTCGTGGCGGTGAGCGGGCAGGAAACGATCGACCAACGCTCGAACACCGTGTCGCAATTGGGCAAGCTCGCCACGGTCGTGGTCGCCGGCGGCGATCCGCTCTGGTATACCGGCGATACGGCAAACCTGCCGCCGCAGATCGAAAAGGCGGTCGAATCCTACGCCGACGAAGCGCATTCGAAGCTCGTGGCCGTGCTGCCGCTCGCCCGGCCGCAGCCCGAGCCGGAAGAGAACGAACTGGATCGCCCGCCCCCCGATTTTCTTGGCGCGCTGATCGTCGAACAAATCTCCGAAGACACGCTCACCGAAAGCATGCGCCGCCGCGTCGATGTCGTGTCGGAGCACAGCTCGCTGGCGCTGGCAAACGCCCGGGAACACAACGATCTATTCCTGATGCCGGTGTGGCGGTCGATCGGCAAATTGAGTTGGATCGTTCAAGCCCGGACGCTGCCAAAAACATTGGCGATTGCCGGGGCGGTGTTGGTGTTGCTCATCGCGATGTTCGTGCTGCCGTGGAAATATGAACTCTCGGGCAAGGGGACGCTCGAACCGGTCAATCGGCAAGATATTTTTGCCGGAGTCGATGGCGTGGTCGAGCAGATCAAGGTGCACAACGGCCAGAGCGTGAAGAAGGGGGACGTGCTGTTGAAGCTGCGGAACGAAGACCTCGGCGCCCAGATCACGAAAGTTGCCGGCGATCTGGCGGTCGCCGAAGTGCAGCAAGCCGCAGCCGAACGGGCACTGCACGACGCCCATCTCACGCGTGAGGATCGCGATCGGCTCGATGGCCAGGCACGGCAATACGGTGAAGCCGCACGCAGCGCCGAACAGCAATTGGAACTGCTGCGAAATAAAGAGGACGAGCTGACGATCCGCAGCCCGATCGCCGGCGAGGTGATCACTTGGCAAATCGCGGACAAGCTGCTTAACCGGCCCGTCGAACGGGGCCAGTTGCTGTTGACCGTGGCCGATCCGACGAAGGCCTGGGAATTGGAAGTCCACATGCCCGAGGACCGCATGGGAGCGGTCGTCGAGGCGCAAAACCAGCTCGACGAGCAGAAGAAAAAATGGGCCGCCGAAGGCAAGCCAAAACCCGACGCGATGCTGCCGGTTTCGTTTATCCTGGCAACCGATCCCGGCAATCGGCATCAAGGCCTCCTGAAAGAAATTCACAAGGGGGCCAACGTCATGGGCGAGGAAGGCAATGTCGTCCTGCTACGCGTGAAAATCCAGAACGACGGGCACGACCTCGGGCTGACCGACGTTCGCCCCGGCGCGACCGTCACCGCAAAAGTCGATTGCGGAAAAGCCTCGCTGGGATACGTGTTGTTCCACGATGTCATTGCATTTATCCAATCGAAGGTCTTGTTCCGGTTTTAGACGTCCGAAACCGCAAGCGAGCTGCCAACGCCGCCCGGTATTGAAGCTCGCTTGCGGTTTCGCGCGTCGGCCGCCGAAAAGAAATACACGTTTTACAAAGGAAATTACCTCCATGCGTGCAACCCTCATCGCTTGTTCGGCGGTTGCTGCGATGGCGTTCGCCGTCCGGCTTTCGGCCCAAACGCCGGCCGATTCGCCCCAGCCACTCCCCACCGACGCTCCGGCTCCAGCCCCGGCCGATGCGCCGATCATCTCGCGATGTCTCGTGTCGGCAATCGACGATGCGCAGGTGTCGGCCAAGGAGGCCGGAGTGATCACGACGATCAACGTCCATGAAGGGCAACTCGTCATGAAAGGCGAACTCCTCGCCCAGATCGACGACGCCCAGCCTCAGATGGAAAAACGCAAGGCGATGGCCGAAAAAAATGCCGCCGAAGTCAAGGCCAATAGCGACATCGAAAAACGCTTCGATGTCGCCTCGGCCGAAGTTTCGCGATTCGACTATCTCCGCAAACTAGAGGCCAACGGCCGAGTCCGCGGCGCGGTTACCGACACGGAAATCAAAGAGTCGGAACTGAAATGGATCGCCGATAAATTGAAAATCGAACAAGCCGACCTCGAATTGAAAATCGCCAAGCTGACGGTCGACGACAAACAGGCCGAAGTCGACGCGGCCGACGAAGCAATCAATCGCCGCCAGATCCGGGCACCGCAAGACGGCGTCATCGAGCAGATCGTGCCGCACGTCGGCGAATGGGTCAAACCGGGCGACAGCGTCATCCGGCTGGTGCGCATCGATCGCTTGCAGGTGGAAGGTTTCTTACGCGGCGACGCGTACAACCCGTGGGAAGTGCGCGACCGGCCAGTGACCGTATTCGTCAAATTGGCCCGCCAGACCGATCCGGTAGCCTTCACCGGGCGGATCACGTTCGTCGATCCGTTGAAGGAGGCGGGCAATAGTTTCCGCGTCAAGGCCAGCGTCGAAAACCGCCTCGCCCCCGGCCGCAAAGACGAATGGCTGCTACACCCCGGCGACACCGCCACGATGCGGATAGATCTGAATTAGGGGCGCGGGACGAGGGCCGAGGGGCGAGAGAACGAAGCAGAAAAACGGAGAACACGCACGCCTGCGACTTAACCACCGGACAGCCGCCTCGAACCCATCCCCCGCCCTCCGCCCCTCGTCCCTCGTCCATTCCCCATGCCTTCCCTTGCCGACAGTTTGTTGTCTAGCGCCGCTCGCCCGCTCGGACTGCGGCTGCGGCCAGACCTGATCGCCAAGCGGCAGCGCTATCAAGGGCAACCGTATTGGGTCGTCAAGGATCCGGTCGGGCTGAATTATTTCCGCTTCCAGGAAGAGGAATTCGCCCTGCTGCAAATGCTCGACGGCGACACCAGCCTCGACGATCTCAAGCAGCAGTTCGAAGAACAATTCGCCCCCGAGCAAATCACGCTCGAAGAACTCGGCCAATTCGTCGGCATGCTGCATCGCAGCGGATTGGTGATCGCCGACATGCCGGGCCAAGGCCGGCAGTTGCTCAAGCGCGGCACCGAGCGCTGGTGGCAAGAATTCTGGTCGTCGGCCTCCAATGTGCTCGCCGTCCGCTTCAAAGGCGTCGATCCGGAGCGGCTGCTGACGTGGCTCTATCCAAAATTGCGCTGGTTTTACAGCCGCACCTGCGTGATTCTCTGCTTGATGTTGATTCTCTCGGCCGTGTCGCTCGTGCTCGTGCAATTCGACACCTTTTATGCCAAGCTGCCCGGCTTCCATCAATTCTTCCAGTCGGGCAATTGGCTTTGGCTCGGGCTGGTGCTGTGTGTCACGAAAGTGATGCACGAATTCGGCCACGGGCTGACCTGTAAGCATTTCAAAGGCGAATGCCACGAACTCGGCTTCATGCTGCTCGTGCTCACGCCATGCCTCTACTGCAATGTCTCCGATTCGTGGATGCTGCCGAGCAAATGGCGGCGGGCGGCCATCGGCGCCGGCGGCATGTATGTCGAACTGGTGGTCGCGTCGATCGCCACCTTCGTGTGGTGGTTCAGCGAGCCGGGCCTGTTGAACCAGCTCGCCCTGAACACGATGTTCGTCTGCTCGGTGAGCACGTTGATCTTCAACGGCAATCCGCTGTTGCGCTACGACGGCTACTACATCCTCGCCGACATCACCGAAATCCCAAACCTCCGCCAAAAAGCATCGACGATCCTCACGCGCAAGCTGGGCGCGTGGTGCCTGGGGCTCGAGGAACCGGAAGACCCCTTCTTGCCGCAGCGCAATCAGGTGTTCTTCGCGGTGTATAGCGTCGCGTCGTCGGTGTATACCTGGTTCGTGACGTTCTCGATTCTGTTTTTTCTCTACAAGGTTTTCGAGCCGTATCATGTGCAGATCATCGGCGAGATCATCGGCGTGGCGGCGCTGGTGGGTTTGGTCGTGCGGCCGATGTGGTCGTTGTGGAAGTACTTTCGCGTCCCCGGCAGGATGGAACAAGTGGAACCAACAAGATTTCGGATTACGATCGCGGTGGTCGCGGCGCTCGTGGCGTTCGTGGCGTTCGTGCCGCTG contains these protein-coding regions:
- a CDS encoding type III PLP-dependent enzyme produces the protein MIDDEQLEVLAREHGTPLFIVDHDELRRNYATFKRHLPRVQAYYAVKANSDPAIVETFYKAGASLDVASMAEFHLAYENIQSLPPKERQDFIWDKIIYANPIKDIRTLEELDPYKPLVTYDNWAEIAKIKQYAPHAGLILRMRVPNTGAVVELSSKFGAGSGEAVDLIEAAFAAGLVVEGLSFHVGSQCTNFSNYVQALNLAAGIFAEAHSRGFPQVKILDIGGGFPAAYDQHVKPFEELATMLNGEFERLFPANMEILAEPGRFLVATAATAVAGVIGKAVRDGKQCYYINDGVYHTYSGVIFDHIHYPVHAFKQGPTEVCSVFGPTCDALDTISLSEQLPDLELGDFVYSRNMGAYTHASSTHFNGFPPAKVVHVNR
- a CDS encoding biotin/lipoyl-binding protein — its product is MPSLADSLLSSAARPLGLRLRPDLIAKRQRYQGQPYWVVKDPVGLNYFRFQEEEFALLQMLDGDTSLDDLKQQFEEQFAPEQITLEELGQFVGMLHRSGLVIADMPGQGRQLLKRGTERWWQEFWSSASNVLAVRFKGVDPERLLTWLYPKLRWFYSRTCVILCLMLILSAVSLVLVQFDTFYAKLPGFHQFFQSGNWLWLGLVLCVTKVMHEFGHGLTCKHFKGECHELGFMLLVLTPCLYCNVSDSWMLPSKWRRAAIGAGGMYVELVVASIATFVWWFSEPGLLNQLALNTMFVCSVSTLIFNGNPLLRYDGYYILADITEIPNLRQKASTILTRKLGAWCLGLEEPEDPFLPQRNQVFFAVYSVASSVYTWFVTFSILFFLYKVFEPYHVQIIGEIIGVAALVGLVVRPMWSLWKYFRVPGRMEQVEPTRFRITIAVVAALVAFVAFVPLPYRVFCAAHVKARDAKTVYVEVPGTLKAVYVRPGEHVKKGDHLADLENYDLRVGLAELQGKRDQMQTQLESLMRSRYHDPQAERELPSVEQSLDALDEELREKQSDIDHLQLIAPADGWIIPTPDIPPPPAEEADEQTKLASWSGSPMDRKNRGATLKQGTPFCQIGNPKQMEAALVIDQSDIDLVAPGGKVVVKLDELPGDVFYSKVSKISQTPMSFVPRELSHKSGGDVQTKTDANNVERSATPSYEALAPIDDGNQVLVVGLRGRAKITASRWLSLGSRAWRAFSQTFHFKL
- a CDS encoding biotin/lipoyl-binding protein gives rise to the protein MSSASSAFDPELIDQTRQQLRTLVHEIEGLSRSELSPGEFYEGFLNRVVSALAAVGGAIWSLDESGRFKLIYQMNLKETRLAESEAAQQQHGLLLRNVAGSGQGALIAPHSGTGEAGQDGNTNGDGVAAANPTDFLLVLGALKSDKEVQGVVEIFQRPGSRPTVERGYLRFLSQMCELAGDYLKTRNLRLFADRQLMWSQLELFTRLAHESLDPKQAAYTIANEGRRLIGCDRVTVALRNGKKCRVVAVSGQETIDQRSNTVSQLGKLATVVVAGGDPLWYTGDTANLPPQIEKAVESYADEAHSKLVAVLPLARPQPEPEENELDRPPPDFLGALIVEQISEDTLTESMRRRVDVVSEHSSLALANAREHNDLFLMPVWRSIGKLSWIVQARTLPKTLAIAGAVLVLLIAMFVLPWKYELSGKGTLEPVNRQDIFAGVDGVVEQIKVHNGQSVKKGDVLLKLRNEDLGAQITKVAGDLAVAEVQQAAAERALHDAHLTREDRDRLDGQARQYGEAARSAEQQLELLRNKEDELTIRSPIAGEVITWQIADKLLNRPVERGQLLLTVADPTKAWELEVHMPEDRMGAVVEAQNQLDEQKKKWAAEGKPKPDAMLPVSFILATDPGNRHQGLLKEIHKGANVMGEEGNVVLLRVKIQNDGHDLGLTDVRPGATVTAKVDCGKASLGYVLFHDVIAFIQSKVLFRF
- a CDS encoding HlyD family efflux transporter periplasmic adaptor subunit — its product is MRATLIACSAVAAMAFAVRLSAQTPADSPQPLPTDAPAPAPADAPIISRCLVSAIDDAQVSAKEAGVITTINVHEGQLVMKGELLAQIDDAQPQMEKRKAMAEKNAAEVKANSDIEKRFDVASAEVSRFDYLRKLEANGRVRGAVTDTEIKESELKWIADKLKIEQADLELKIAKLTVDDKQAEVDAADEAINRRQIRAPQDGVIEQIVPHVGEWVKPGDSVIRLVRIDRLQVEGFLRGDAYNPWEVRDRPVTVFVKLARQTDPVAFTGRITFVDPLKEAGNSFRVKASVENRLAPGRKDEWLLHPGDTATMRIDLN
- a CDS encoding aminotransferase class I/II-fold pyridoxal phosphate-dependent enzyme, with the protein product MTDSSDDICPQPGRLPQFPTEPLAAPIWLSSVYRCHDPQQAEEMLAGTLPGYVYSREGHPNAQLLAEKCRALHGAPQGAVVASGMAALAVVLLAQCQQGDHLVVSDQLYGRSHAQWVDEAARLGIASTIVDTTDLKATAAAMTDRTKLLLVETISNPLLRVADLSGLAEIAHSRGAKLVVDNTFASPAICRPLELGADLVVESLTKIMNGHSDVLLGLICGRDNAWDRVSRVLATYGFTAAPFECWLAERGLGTLHLRIERAADNALAAARFLAELPQVEAVHYPGLDKHPDHALAARQFGGRYGWMVTFTLRGDLATASRFISAAKRIPFCPSLGDICTTLNHPASTSHRLLSREARSKLGILDGTIRLSVGIESEQFVLDALTEALAAVG